The genomic DNA AAATTTTTTTTATTTGAATACAAACATCTAAAAAATTAGCTCCTTGTCTATCCATTTTATTAACAAAAGCTATTCTAGGTATTTCATATTTATCAGCTTGTCTCCATACTGTTTCCGATTGAGGTTCAACTCCATCAACTGCACTAAATAATACAACCATCCCATCTAAAACTCTCATCGATCTTTCAACTTCCACAGTAAAATCAACATGTCCAGGTGTATCTATTATATTAATATAATATTTTTCATTATTATAAATCCATTCACAACGTGTAGCAGCAGAAGTTATTGTTATCCCTCGTTCTTGCTCTTGTAACATCCAATCCATAGTAGCTGCACCATCATGGACTTCTCCTATTTTATGATTAATTCCTGTATAAAATAATATTCTTTCCGTTGTGGTAGTTTTACCTGCATCAATATGTGCAACAATACCTATATTTCTATTATATTCTATTTTTTTCATAGAAATCAGAATCTAAAATGTGAAAATGCTTTATTAGCTTCAGCCATTTTATGTATATTTTCTTTTCTTTTTATAGATTCACCTTGTTCATTAAAAGCATCCCATATTTCAAATGCTAATTTATTAGCCATGGTTTTTTCATTTCTTATTGATGCACAAGTCACTAATAATTTCATAGCTTTTGTAATTTTACTACTAGAAGAAATTGGGACTGGTATTTGAATATTTGACCCCCCCATTCTACGACTTCTTACTTCTACATG from Blattabacterium cuenoti includes the following:
- the rpsG gene encoding 30S ribosomal protein S7 yields the protein MRKIKRRIKIYIPDPKFNDILITRFVNHIMKNGKKSLAYKIFYNAMKKIDLIKKNEKKSSVEIWKESLKNVTPHVEVRSRRMGGSNIQIPVPISSSSKITKAMKLLVTCASIRNEKTMANKLAFEIWDAFNEQGESIKRKENIHKMAEANKAFSHFRF